In one Erythrobacteraceae bacterium WH01K genomic region, the following are encoded:
- the yacG gene encoding DNA gyrase inhibitor YacG translates to MTKKRPCPICKKPRDEKHAPFCSQRCRDRDLAQWFGDGYAVPGRPALPDEIAAEFREQDE, encoded by the coding sequence ATGACGAAAAAGCGCCCCTGCCCGATCTGCAAGAAGCCGCGGGACGAAAAGCATGCACCCTTCTGTTCCCAGCGGTGCCGCGACCGAGACCTGGCCCAGTGGTTCGGCGACGGGTACGCCGTACCCGGCCGTCCCGCCCTGCCGGACGAGATCGCTGCCGAATTTCGCGAGCAGGACGAGTGA
- a CDS encoding Maf family protein, protein MGSPPRLILASASPRRRELLARLDVTPDAIAPADIDETPHDGESPRDYAVRMAREKALAAATDEGFVLAGDTVVAAGRRILPKAEDEDTARRCLELLSGRRHTVLSAIALAAPGGALREKLSVTQVKFKRLSADEIAAYLESGEWDGKAGGYAIQGAAEGLISWIQGSHSGVVGLPLFETRALLKAAGFKLG, encoded by the coding sequence ATGGGCTCTCCTCCCCGCCTGATCCTTGCCTCCGCCAGCCCCAGGCGGCGCGAACTGCTCGCGCGGCTGGACGTCACGCCGGATGCGATCGCCCCTGCCGACATCGACGAGACGCCGCATGATGGCGAATCGCCACGCGATTATGCCGTGCGCATGGCCCGGGAAAAGGCGCTGGCTGCCGCCACGGACGAAGGCTTCGTGCTGGCGGGCGACACCGTGGTGGCCGCCGGTCGCCGCATCCTGCCCAAGGCGGAGGACGAGGATACCGCGCGCCGCTGCCTCGAACTGCTGTCGGGCAGGCGGCACACGGTCCTTTCCGCCATCGCCCTTGCCGCACCCGGCGGCGCGCTGCGCGAAAAGCTGAGCGTCACGCAGGTCAAGTTCAAGCGCCTCTCCGCAGACGAAATCGCCGCCTATCTCGAGAGCGGGGAATGGGACGGCAAGGCCGGCGGCTACGCCATTCAGGGTGCTGCCGAGGGGCTTATTTCCTGGATACAGGGCAGCCATTCGGGCGTCGTGGGCCTCCCGCTGTTCGAAACGCGCGCCTTGCTGAAGGCGGCGGGATTCAAACTTGGCTGA
- a CDS encoding ribonuclease, which produces MADWLIEQGIAETRAILLDGGQVIAARMEWPGTLLAGEIADAVLVHRTAGSRRGTIRFASGQEALADRLPPSASEGATSRYRVTRPALAERDRRKMARAVPTDEDIRPAPTLAQSLPEARIVQRFPSGAWEDVWLEAWSGSVPFDGGELAFFDTAAMTLVDIDGPGSPLALSQAAVPAIAGALRRFDMGGNIGIDFPTLQAKADRKAADGALAARLEDWPHERTAMNGFGFVQIVARLERPSILQRIHNARRAAAARLLLRNAELLEGAGELLMTCHPAIAAKLEEPWLDALRRRTGRAVRVESNPALALEAGQSQLVSR; this is translated from the coding sequence TTGGCTGACTGGCTGATCGAGCAGGGCATCGCGGAAACGCGGGCGATCCTGCTGGACGGCGGCCAGGTCATTGCCGCCCGGATGGAATGGCCCGGCACGCTTCTGGCAGGCGAGATCGCCGATGCCGTGCTGGTCCACCGCACGGCCGGATCGCGGCGGGGCACGATACGCTTTGCTTCCGGGCAGGAGGCACTGGCTGACCGCCTGCCCCCTTCCGCCAGCGAAGGCGCAACCTCAAGGTACCGCGTCACCCGGCCTGCACTGGCCGAGAGGGACCGCAGGAAAATGGCCCGCGCCGTTCCGACAGACGAAGACATTCGCCCTGCCCCGACCCTCGCCCAAAGCCTTCCCGAAGCCCGGATCGTCCAGCGCTTTCCCTCAGGCGCGTGGGAAGACGTGTGGCTGGAGGCATGGTCCGGCAGCGTGCCGTTCGATGGCGGTGAACTTGCCTTCTTCGACACCGCCGCGATGACGCTGGTCGATATCGACGGCCCCGGCTCGCCGCTCGCCCTGTCGCAGGCGGCCGTGCCGGCGATTGCGGGCGCGCTTCGCCGATTCGACATGGGCGGCAATATCGGGATCGATTTTCCCACGCTGCAGGCCAAGGCGGACCGCAAGGCGGCCGACGGCGCGCTGGCAGCCCGGCTGGAAGACTGGCCGCACGAGCGTACGGCGATGAACGGTTTCGGGTTCGTCCAGATCGTCGCCCGGCTGGAGCGGCCCTCGATTCTCCAGCGCATCCACAATGCTCGCCGCGCTGCCGCGGCCCGCCTGCTGCTGCGAAATGCGGAACTGCTGGAAGGCGCGGGCGAACTGCTGATGACCTGCCATCCCGCCATTGCCGCGAAGCTGGAAGAGCCATGGCTCGATGCCCTGCGCCGCCGTACCGGGCGGGCGGTCAGGGTCGAGAGCAATCCCGCCCTTGCACTGGAAGCGGGGCAATCCCAACTGGTTTCCCGATGA
- a CDS encoding phosphoribosylaminoimidazolesuccinocarboxamide synthase, translated as MTRRRKIYEGKAKVLYEGPEPGTIIQYFKDDATAFNAEKKGTINGKGVINNRISEHVFTRLGHIGIPTHFIRRLNMREQLVRQVEIIPIEVVLRNVAAGSICKRLGLTEGDPLPHTLIEYYYKDDALGDPLVSEEHIACFNWASPEEMQDIASMAIRINDFMAGMFAGIDIRLVDFKLEFGRIFDGDYSRVILADEISPDGCRLWDMKTGEKLDKDRFRRDLGGEEEAYQEVARRLGLLNGENDGPGEVFDMEAHRGRMRGSPAKPKK; from the coding sequence ATGACCCGCCGCCGCAAGATCTACGAAGGCAAGGCCAAGGTCCTTTACGAAGGTCCGGAACCCGGCACGATCATTCAGTATTTCAAGGATGACGCCACCGCCTTCAACGCGGAGAAGAAGGGCACGATCAACGGCAAGGGCGTGATCAACAATCGCATCAGCGAACACGTCTTCACCCGCCTTGGCCATATCGGCATCCCCACGCACTTCATCCGCCGCCTGAACATGCGCGAGCAATTGGTGCGGCAGGTCGAGATCATCCCGATCGAGGTCGTCCTGCGTAACGTGGCAGCCGGATCGATCTGCAAGCGGCTGGGCCTGACCGAAGGCGATCCGCTGCCCCACACGCTGATCGAATATTACTACAAGGACGATGCGCTGGGCGATCCGCTGGTATCGGAAGAGCACATTGCCTGTTTCAACTGGGCCAGCCCGGAGGAAATGCAGGACATTGCCAGCATGGCGATCCGCATCAATGACTTCATGGCCGGCATGTTCGCCGGGATCGACATCCGCCTCGTCGATTTCAAGCTGGAATTCGGCCGCATCTTCGATGGCGATTACAGCCGCGTGATCCTGGCCGACGAGATCAGCCCCGACGGTTGCCGCCTGTGGGACATGAAGACGGGCGAGAAGCTGGACAAGGACCGCTTCCGCCGCGATCTGGGCGGAGAGGAAGAGGCCTACCAGGAAGTCGCCCGCCGTCTCGGCCTCCTGAACGGCGAGAATGACGGCCCGGGCGAGGTCTTCGACATGGAAGCCCATCGCGGCCGGATGCGCGGCTCGCCTGCCAAGCCCAAGAAATAG
- a CDS encoding alpha/beta hydrolase encodes MNATTAGAAPRRSAKAARPPSPLLALAEPARAMSELASFYALLPLMRALPKGDGHGVLVLPGFMAGDASTRPLRSLLGDLGYDARGWNLGRNVRVDNARVEAMMACLTEIHEDTGRPVSIIGWSLGGVFARELAKLAPDMVRQVISLGSPISDDRGHTNARRLFEYLNGAEPEPMQEGNFARLAEAPPVPTTSILTRTDGVVHWRGSVQEAGFQNENIEVVASHCGLGVNPSAVYAIADRLAQAEGDWKPFAPRGLACLAFPRGSLH; translated from the coding sequence ATGAACGCCACCACAGCAGGCGCAGCACCGCGCCGCAGCGCGAAAGCGGCCCGTCCGCCTTCCCCCCTCCTCGCTCTCGCCGAGCCTGCCCGCGCCATGAGCGAGCTTGCCAGCTTCTATGCGCTGCTCCCGCTCATGCGGGCCCTTCCGAAGGGCGACGGGCACGGCGTGCTGGTGCTGCCGGGTTTCATGGCCGGCGATGCCTCGACCCGGCCGCTCCGTTCCCTGCTGGGCGATCTGGGCTATGATGCGCGCGGCTGGAATCTCGGGCGCAATGTCCGGGTCGACAATGCCCGCGTAGAGGCGATGATGGCCTGTCTGACCGAAATCCACGAAGACACTGGCCGCCCGGTTTCGATCATCGGCTGGAGCCTTGGCGGCGTGTTCGCCCGTGAACTGGCGAAGCTGGCGCCCGACATGGTTCGTCAGGTCATCTCGCTCGGCAGCCCGATTTCCGACGATCGCGGGCATACCAATGCGCGCCGCCTGTTCGAATACCTTAACGGTGCGGAGCCGGAACCGATGCAGGAAGGCAATTTCGCGCGCCTGGCAGAAGCGCCGCCGGTTCCCACGACCTCCATCCTCACCCGGACGGACGGTGTCGTGCACTGGCGCGGGTCGGTGCAGGAAGCCGGTTTCCAGAACGAGAATATCGAGGTCGTCGCCAGCCATTGCGGCCTCGGCGTCAATCCCAGCGCCGTCTACGCCATTGCCGACCGGCTGGCCCAGGCAGAGGGGGATTGGAAGCCCTTCGCCCCGCGCGGCCTCGCCTGCCTCGCCTTCCCGCGAGGTTCCCTGCACTAG
- the infA gene encoding translation initiation factor IF-1 produces MAKEELLEMRGKVVELLPNAMFRVELENGHKIIGHTAGKMRKNRIRVLVGDEVLVELTPYDLTKGRITYRFMPGRGGPGQNASQGPGPGA; encoded by the coding sequence ATGGCCAAAGAAGAACTCCTCGAAATGCGTGGCAAGGTGGTGGAACTGCTGCCCAATGCGATGTTCCGGGTCGAGCTCGAAAACGGTCACAAGATCATCGGTCATACCGCCGGCAAGATGCGCAAGAACCGCATCCGCGTGCTCGTCGGCGATGAAGTGCTTGTCGAACTGACGCCCTACGACCTGACCAAGGGGCGCATCACCTACCGCTTCATGCCGGGTCGCGGCGGTCCGGGACAGAATGCGAGCCAGGGCCCGGGACCGGGCGCGTAA